From one Streptomyces sp. R41 genomic stretch:
- a CDS encoding alpha-2,8-polysialyltransferase family protein: MTTQIFMASTLYGTATLAAALDTECFAPADRRILLVSNNSATPETTPGVDEMPGFERLRGRFDDVISWNETISPFHPGGWAPRLDDVPLWERHLRLAWNLGDDDIELAVESIQVNPALGISQIFTGAPVTVYADGLMSYGPTRNKIDPLVGTRVDRLLHLDLVPGLKPLLLTEFDVEPEIVPTDAFVKVLAELVDTGDELPSIDEPALLLGQYLSALDILTAEEEENLHVRMLKGALALGHTRVVFKPHPSAPARWSRMLEKEAERLGADLTVLDTPVLAEVLYQRMRPALVVGCFSTALLTASALYGLPVARIGTESLLDRLTPYENSNRIPVTIVDALLPELSDKAAVTEQRRGLDVTALTGLVRAVGFAMQPKIYPDLRKAAEDYLTHHLNQHTWRYFKRRRLTSLALPGAVPSQLAFIPRNATVRRVARRARSLKRATLG, from the coding sequence GTGACCACCCAGATCTTCATGGCGTCCACGCTGTACGGCACGGCGACGCTCGCCGCCGCCCTGGACACCGAGTGTTTCGCGCCGGCCGACCGGCGCATCCTGCTCGTCTCCAACAACTCGGCGACACCCGAGACGACGCCCGGCGTGGACGAGATGCCCGGCTTCGAGCGGCTGCGCGGCCGCTTCGACGACGTGATCTCGTGGAACGAGACCATCTCGCCCTTCCACCCGGGCGGTTGGGCCCCGCGGCTCGACGACGTGCCCCTGTGGGAGCGGCATCTGCGGCTCGCCTGGAACCTCGGCGACGACGACATCGAGCTGGCCGTCGAGTCGATCCAGGTGAACCCGGCGCTCGGCATCTCGCAGATCTTCACCGGCGCGCCCGTCACCGTGTACGCCGACGGTCTGATGAGCTACGGCCCCACCCGCAACAAGATCGACCCTTTGGTCGGCACCCGGGTGGACCGCCTGCTCCACCTGGACCTGGTCCCCGGTCTCAAGCCGCTGCTCCTCACGGAGTTCGATGTCGAGCCGGAGATCGTACCGACGGACGCGTTCGTGAAGGTGCTCGCCGAACTCGTCGACACCGGCGACGAGTTGCCGTCGATCGACGAACCGGCGCTGCTGCTCGGCCAGTACCTCTCCGCCCTTGACATCCTCACCGCCGAGGAGGAGGAGAACCTCCACGTACGGATGCTGAAGGGCGCCCTCGCGCTCGGCCACACCCGCGTGGTGTTCAAGCCGCACCCCTCGGCCCCGGCCCGCTGGTCGCGGATGCTGGAGAAGGAGGCCGAGAGGCTCGGTGCCGACCTCACCGTCCTTGACACCCCGGTCCTCGCCGAGGTGCTCTACCAGCGGATGCGCCCCGCCCTGGTCGTCGGCTGCTTCTCCACCGCGCTGCTCACCGCGTCCGCGCTGTACGGCCTGCCGGTGGCCCGCATCGGCACCGAGTCGCTCCTCGACCGCCTCACGCCCTACGAGAACAGCAACCGCATCCCCGTGACGATCGTGGACGCCCTGCTGCCCGAGCTGTCCGACAAGGCGGCGGTCACCGAGCAGCGGCGCGGCCTGGACGTCACCGCCCTGACCGGACTCGTACGAGCCGTTGGATTCGCCATGCAGCCGAAGATCTACCCGGACCTGCGCAAGGCCGCCGAGGACTATCTGACGCACCATCTGAACCAGCACACCTGGCGGTACTTCAAGCGTCGACGGCTCACCTCGCTGGCGCTGCCCGGCGCGGTCCCCTCGCAGCTCGCCTTCATTCCGCGCAACGCGACGGTACGCCGAGTGGCGCGCCGCGCCCGGTCGTTGAAGCGGGCGACGCTCGGATGA
- a CDS encoding DUF6716 putative glycosyltransferase, producing MPASTTKSLRVAVLADSDTRWKWGSLTANRISPTESDIRLDGFLLRGRATPTARQLEEVGVRADSLREVTAVEFLREMAKEQYDVLVLALVGGAVQAMLHGLAHAWQGREKRPVVVTGYVGVVYEKLADGLLLRHGADLVLANSRQDADRFRAVYEGVGADASSVTEVALPFLGGEAYPAGGHDPYTVVFAAQPSVPESRKDRTYLLNRLIQHARLHPDREVLLKLRSKPGEHTTHIEELPYQKLVQKADPPANFRLVYGHMGEVLDRTDLLVTISSTAALESLHRRVPTVVLSDLGVREALGNHHFVGSGCLASWDQLDAGHRPSPDASWVARQGVAADGSYETAFDVARFRITELLEADKLPALAPYYTPVTAPGYLPGILARHHLGPDGSPLPGAPAADKEPSPVRQIVRRAARGAYRHGVQRVAPVIRRMGEL from the coding sequence GTGCCAGCAAGTACCACGAAGTCCCTGCGGGTCGCCGTCCTCGCGGATTCCGATACTCGGTGGAAATGGGGTTCGCTCACCGCGAATCGTATTTCTCCTACTGAATCGGACATTCGCCTCGACGGATTCCTCCTGCGCGGCCGTGCCACTCCCACCGCCCGTCAGCTCGAAGAAGTCGGCGTCCGCGCGGATTCCCTCCGCGAGGTCACTGCCGTCGAATTCCTGCGCGAGATGGCGAAGGAGCAGTACGACGTACTGGTCCTCGCCCTCGTCGGCGGCGCCGTCCAGGCGATGCTGCATGGCCTGGCACACGCCTGGCAGGGGCGTGAGAAGCGGCCCGTGGTCGTCACCGGCTATGTCGGCGTCGTCTACGAGAAGCTCGCCGACGGTCTGCTGCTTCGGCACGGCGCGGACCTCGTCCTCGCCAACTCCCGCCAGGACGCGGACCGTTTCCGGGCCGTATACGAGGGAGTCGGCGCCGACGCCTCGTCGGTGACCGAGGTCGCGCTGCCCTTCCTGGGCGGCGAGGCGTACCCCGCCGGGGGGCACGACCCGTACACGGTCGTGTTCGCCGCCCAGCCCTCCGTACCGGAGAGCCGCAAGGACCGTACGTACCTGCTGAACCGGCTGATCCAGCACGCACGGCTGCACCCGGACCGCGAGGTCCTGCTGAAGCTGCGCTCCAAGCCGGGCGAACACACCACGCACATCGAGGAGCTGCCCTACCAGAAGCTGGTGCAGAAGGCGGACCCGCCGGCCAACTTCCGCCTGGTCTACGGGCACATGGGCGAGGTCCTCGACCGCACCGACCTGCTGGTCACCATCAGCTCCACGGCGGCCCTGGAGTCCCTGCACCGTCGGGTCCCCACCGTCGTCCTGAGCGACCTCGGGGTGCGCGAGGCGCTCGGCAACCACCACTTCGTGGGCTCCGGCTGCCTCGCCTCCTGGGACCAGCTCGACGCCGGTCACCGGCCCTCGCCCGACGCGTCGTGGGTGGCCCGGCAGGGCGTCGCCGCCGACGGGTCGTACGAGACGGCCTTCGACGTGGCCCGGTTCCGCATCACCGAGCTGCTGGAAGCGGACAAGCTCCCGGCCCTCGCCCCCTACTACACGCCCGTCACCGCGCCCGGCTATCTGCCCGGCATCCTCGCCCGCCACCACCTCGGCCCGGACGGCAGCCCGCTGCCCGGCGCGCCCGCGGCGGACAAGGAGCCCAGCCCCGTACGGCAGATCGTGCGCAGGGCGGCCCGCGGCGCCTACCGCCACGGCGTCCAGCGGGTGGCACCGGTGATCCGGCGGATGGGCGAGCTGTGA
- the pstC gene encoding phosphate ABC transporter permease subunit PstC produces the protein MASAQEESDRPESDRPEHGRPRTGIPVFGTLVPGTLVFDKPAPRRPNAARGLGDRIFRYQLTATGVAVLAVMAGVGLFLLLRAGQALRARGFAFLTTAEWQPDVHRFGIAAVLTGTVLIAAVAVTISVPLAVGTALFISDVAPRKLRRTLVTMVDLMAAVPSVVYGLWGLFFLQQHVIGLSRWLSEWLGWIPLFKVDGTQPGEPLASESVFTASTFVAGIVVALMVAPIQCSVMREVFSQAPAGEREGAYALGATRWGMIRAVVLPYGKGGIIGGTMLGLGRALGETIAVYLIISPVFTIQPHILQTGSNSVSSLIALHYGDASAFGMSALMAAGLALFLLTLAVNFTASSVAARSRSGAQSEA, from the coding sequence GTGGCGTCCGCGCAAGAGGAGTCCGACAGACCGGAGTCCGACAGACCGGAGCACGGCAGACCGAGGACGGGCATACCGGTCTTCGGCACTCTGGTCCCCGGCACCCTGGTTTTCGACAAGCCCGCTCCCCGGCGGCCGAACGCGGCCCGAGGACTCGGTGACCGGATCTTCCGGTACCAGCTGACGGCCACCGGTGTCGCCGTCCTCGCCGTCATGGCGGGGGTCGGGCTCTTCCTGCTCCTGAGGGCCGGTCAGGCGCTGCGCGCCAGGGGCTTCGCCTTCCTCACCACCGCCGAATGGCAGCCGGACGTCCACCGGTTCGGCATCGCGGCCGTCCTCACCGGCACCGTCCTGATCGCCGCGGTCGCGGTGACGATCTCCGTGCCGCTGGCCGTCGGGACCGCGCTGTTCATCTCCGACGTGGCCCCGCGCAAGCTGCGCCGCACCCTGGTGACGATGGTCGACCTGATGGCGGCCGTACCGTCGGTGGTGTACGGGCTGTGGGGGCTGTTCTTCCTCCAGCAGCACGTGATCGGCCTGTCGCGGTGGCTGTCCGAATGGCTCGGCTGGATCCCCCTGTTCAAGGTGGACGGCACTCAGCCGGGAGAGCCGCTCGCCTCCGAGAGCGTCTTCACGGCCTCCACCTTCGTCGCCGGGATCGTCGTCGCGCTGATGGTCGCGCCGATCCAGTGCTCGGTGATGCGCGAGGTCTTCTCGCAGGCCCCGGCGGGCGAACGCGAGGGCGCGTACGCGCTCGGCGCCACCCGCTGGGGAATGATCCGCGCCGTCGTGCTGCCGTACGGCAAGGGCGGCATCATCGGCGGCACGATGCTGGGGCTCGGCCGGGCGCTCGGCGAGACCATCGCGGTCTACCTGATCATCTCGCCGGTCTTCACCATCCAGCCGCACATCCTGCAGACCGGCTCGAACTCGGTCTCCTCGCTGATCGCCCTGCACTACGGAGACGCCTCCGCCTTCGGCATGTCGGCGCTGATGGCGGCGGGCCTGGCGCTGTTCCTGCTCACCCTGGCGGTCAACTTCACGGCCTCCTCCGTGGCGGCCCGCTCCCGGTCCGGCGCACAGAGCGAGGCATGA
- a CDS encoding NTP transferase domain-containing protein, with protein MTNSEAGQAAPVRRVLAVIPARGGSKGVPAKNLLPVGGVPLVARAVRECRATRLVTDVVVSTDDQAIASAAREAGAEVVLRPAAIAGDTATSEAAVLHAMDAHEALHGAAVDVVLLVQCTSPFIVREDIDGVAAAVVENGADTALTVAPFHGFIWRDAADDPQVVETTRTDEVGGATKVANSTTTEGGYGVNHDKSFRPRRQDRPQDLLETGAAYAMDAAGLREHQHRFFGRTELVRTDPARVLEIDDPHDLARARALAPLFDAARPGALPTAADIDAVVLDFDGTQTDDRVLIDSDGREFVSVHRGDGLGIAALRKSGLTMLILSTEQNPVVAARARKLQIPVLHGIDRKDLALKQWCEEQGIAPERVLYVGNDVNDLPCFALVGWPVAVASAHDVVRGAARAVTTVPGGDGAIREIASWILGPSLDSLDK; from the coding sequence ATGACCAACTCCGAAGCGGGCCAAGCGGCGCCAGTGCGCCGCGTGCTCGCGGTGATCCCCGCGCGCGGCGGCTCCAAGGGCGTGCCCGCGAAGAACCTCCTTCCGGTCGGCGGTGTGCCGCTGGTGGCCCGCGCGGTGCGCGAGTGCCGCGCGACGCGGCTCGTCACGGACGTCGTGGTCTCCACGGACGACCAGGCGATCGCCTCCGCCGCCCGCGAGGCCGGCGCCGAGGTCGTGCTGCGCCCCGCCGCCATCGCCGGCGACACCGCCACCTCCGAGGCCGCCGTGCTGCACGCCATGGACGCCCACGAGGCCCTGCACGGCGCGGCGGTCGACGTGGTCCTCCTCGTCCAGTGCACCAGCCCGTTCATCGTCCGCGAGGACATCGACGGCGTCGCCGCGGCGGTCGTCGAGAACGGCGCGGACACGGCCCTGACGGTGGCCCCGTTCCACGGGTTCATCTGGCGGGACGCGGCGGACGACCCCCAGGTCGTCGAGACCACCCGCACCGATGAGGTCGGGGGCGCCACCAAGGTCGCCAACTCCACCACCACGGAGGGCGGTTACGGCGTCAATCACGACAAGTCCTTCCGCCCGCGCCGCCAGGACCGCCCCCAGGACCTCCTGGAGACCGGCGCCGCGTACGCCATGGACGCGGCCGGCCTGCGCGAGCACCAGCACCGCTTCTTCGGGCGTACGGAACTCGTGCGCACCGACCCCGCGCGAGTCCTCGAGATCGACGACCCGCACGACCTCGCCCGGGCAAGGGCGCTCGCGCCCCTGTTCGACGCTGCACGCCCGGGCGCCCTCCCGACCGCCGCCGACATCGACGCGGTCGTCCTCGACTTCGACGGCACCCAGACCGACGACAGGGTGCTGATCGACTCCGACGGACGGGAGTTCGTCTCCGTGCACCGCGGAGACGGCCTCGGTATCGCAGCCCTCCGCAAGAGCGGTCTGACGATGCTGATCCTGTCCACGGAACAGAACCCGGTAGTCGCCGCCAGAGCCCGGAAGCTGCAGATCCCGGTCCTCCACGGCATCGACCGGAAAGACCTCGCACTGAAGCAGTGGTGCGAGGAGCAGGGCATCGCGCCTGAGCGCGTGCTCTACGTCGGCAACGACGTCAACGACCTCCCGTGCTTCGCCCTCGTGGGCTGGCCCGTGGCGGTCGCGAGCGCCCACGACGTCGTGCGCGGCGCCGCACGCGCGGTCACCACCGTCCCCGGTGGCGACGGCGCGATCCGAGAGATCGCCAGCTGGATCCTCGGCCCTTCTCTCGACTCCCTCGACAAGTAA
- a CDS encoding glycosyltransferase family 2 protein, with product MVKLSVIVPFYNVQQYAPDTLKSLRANARADFEFILVDDCSRDETPDILARAERELPGAVYVRHEKNGGLATARNTGIDKARGDYLTFLDGDDWLAPGYYEQLLASIEDLGCDFVRTDHVQCTARARTIHRVPHGRRGVVMRPRDAILPADRSTSVDYAYAWAGIYHRRLVDRGLLHFTDGLRTAEDRPWIWKLHREAESFATVGLLGVFYRRGVASSLTQIGDVRQLDFIRAFDQVVAETATDRDAEKLLPKAVRTYCAIISHHLGSIERFEPAVARKLKSMSAVALRRMPQDVLDDALDSMDVQRATRLRRLRRRPAAAAGVAA from the coding sequence GTGGTCAAGCTCTCCGTCATCGTGCCGTTCTACAACGTGCAGCAATACGCACCCGACACCCTGAAGAGCCTGCGTGCGAACGCCCGCGCAGACTTCGAATTCATTCTCGTCGACGACTGCTCGCGCGACGAGACACCGGACATTCTCGCGCGCGCGGAGCGCGAGCTCCCGGGTGCGGTGTATGTCAGACACGAGAAGAACGGAGGACTGGCCACCGCGCGCAACACCGGGATCGACAAGGCGCGCGGCGACTACCTCACGTTCCTCGACGGGGACGACTGGCTCGCCCCCGGCTATTACGAGCAGCTCCTCGCCTCCATCGAGGACTTGGGCTGCGACTTCGTCCGTACGGACCATGTCCAGTGCACCGCCCGCGCCCGCACCATCCACCGCGTTCCGCACGGCCGCCGGGGAGTGGTGATGCGTCCGCGCGACGCGATCCTGCCCGCCGACCGGTCCACCTCCGTCGACTACGCCTACGCCTGGGCGGGCATCTATCACCGCCGGCTGGTCGACCGCGGCCTGCTCCACTTCACCGACGGGCTGCGTACGGCCGAGGACCGGCCGTGGATCTGGAAGCTGCACCGGGAGGCGGAATCCTTCGCCACGGTGGGGCTGCTCGGCGTGTTCTACCGGCGTGGCGTAGCCTCCTCTCTCACCCAGATCGGTGACGTGCGTCAGCTCGATTTCATTCGCGCGTTCGACCAGGTGGTGGCCGAAACCGCCACGGATCGTGACGCGGAAAAACTCCTGCCCAAAGCCGTGCGCACGTATTGCGCGATTATTTCCCATCACCTGGGATCCATCGAAAGGTTCGAGCCAGCGGTGGCACGGAAACTCAAGTCGATGAGCGCGGTCGCCCTGCGACGCATGCCGCAGGACGTGCTCGACGACGCCCTCGACTCGATGGACGTCCAGCGCGCCACGCGCCTGCGCCGACTGCGCCGCCGCCCCGCCGCGGCCGCGGGGGTGGCCGCGTGA
- a CDS encoding N-acetylneuraminate synthase family protein produces the protein MSTNSRLRTFGSKTAGPGHPVYVVGEIGINHNGELENAFKLIDAAAEAGCDAVKFQKRTPEICTPRDQWDIERDTPWGRMTYIDYRHRVEFGEDEYRQIDEYAKSKNIDWFASPWDTEAVAFLEKFDVPAHKVASASLTDDELLRALRATGRTVILSTGMSTPKQIRHAVEVLGSDNILLCHATSTYPAKAEELNLRVINTLQAEYPNVPIGYSGHETGLQTTLAAVALGATFVERHITLDRAMWGSDQAASVEPQGLTRLVRDIRTIEASLGDGVKKVYESELGPMKKLRRVTGVVAEAEIAAAAGEPVAV, from the coding sequence ATGAGCACCAACTCCCGTCTGCGCACGTTCGGTTCGAAGACCGCCGGCCCGGGCCACCCCGTCTACGTCGTCGGTGAGATCGGCATCAACCACAACGGCGAGCTCGAGAACGCCTTCAAGCTGATCGACGCCGCCGCCGAGGCCGGCTGCGACGCCGTGAAGTTCCAGAAGCGCACCCCGGAGATCTGCACCCCGCGCGACCAGTGGGACATCGAGCGCGACACCCCCTGGGGCCGGATGACCTACATCGACTACCGCCACCGTGTGGAGTTCGGTGAGGACGAGTACCGCCAGATCGACGAGTACGCCAAGAGCAAGAACATCGACTGGTTCGCCTCCCCGTGGGACACCGAGGCCGTCGCCTTCCTCGAGAAGTTCGACGTCCCGGCCCACAAGGTCGCGTCCGCGTCCCTGACCGACGATGAGCTGCTCCGCGCCCTGCGCGCCACCGGCCGCACGGTCATCCTCTCCACCGGCATGTCCACCCCGAAGCAGATCCGTCACGCGGTCGAGGTCCTCGGCTCGGACAACATCCTGCTCTGCCACGCCACCTCGACGTACCCGGCGAAGGCCGAGGAGCTCAACCTGCGCGTCATCAACACCCTGCAGGCCGAGTACCCGAACGTCCCGATCGGCTACTCCGGCCACGAGACCGGCCTGCAGACCACGCTCGCCGCGGTCGCCCTCGGCGCCACCTTCGTCGAGCGCCACATCACCCTCGACCGCGCCATGTGGGGCTCGGACCAGGCGGCCTCGGTCGAGCCGCAGGGCCTGACCCGCCTCGTCCGCGACATCCGCACCATCGAGGCCTCCCTCGGCGACGGCGTCAAGAAGGTCTACGAGTCCGAGCTCGGCCCCATGAAGAAGCTGCGTCGCGTCACGGGCGTCGTCGCCGAGGCGGAGATCGCCGCCGCCGCGGGCGAGCCGGTCGCGGTCTGA
- a CDS encoding substrate-binding domain-containing protein: protein MRSHLHSALRRLRALGTLGALFAVIAGLLAGPAAAPAAAESYTPIAGAGSTWAENAVDEWRRAVNQYGMRISYAGTGSSDGRRQFLSGTVDFAVSDIPFQTHPTDGSAAERPASGSYAYMPIVAGGTVFMYHLTVNGKRVTNLRLSGDVVTKIFTGVIKAWDDPVIKADNPGLQLPHRTIVPVVRSDGSGSTAQFTMWMANQHKSLWQAYCRKVGRSGACGQTSYYPTVSGMIAQSGDLGVAGYVAQNYGEGAIGYVNYSYALNAHYPVAKVLNHAGYYTEPTPQNVAVSLLKAKINTDKSSADYLTQNLDGVYNDSDRRNYPLSSYSYMILPLKVQGTFTKAKGKTLGAFSYYFMCQGQQQAPQLGYSPLPINLVKAGFEQIRRIPGVQAQNINIKGCNNPTFSSDGRNKLAETAPYPAACDKKGAPPCTTGSGGAKAGGGSGGSGSTGGTSGGGTTGGSTNGGTTTGGSSGAGGAAGGGGTGGSAEPVIDPDTGQTLSPGSSGGSGAGSTSGGSGGGADGTVALAQPVAVAGSHGWTGTQTLMLLAVFMVLGLLLLPATVSRAMAGRGGRNNGTGTGNANGNTGVTDGGSR, encoded by the coding sequence ATGCGCAGCCACCTCCATAGCGCCCTTCGGCGCCTGCGTGCCCTTGGCACCCTCGGCGCGCTGTTCGCCGTGATCGCCGGGCTGCTGGCCGGGCCCGCGGCGGCGCCGGCCGCAGCCGAGAGCTACACCCCGATCGCCGGAGCCGGTTCGACCTGGGCGGAGAACGCCGTCGACGAGTGGCGCCGCGCCGTCAACCAGTACGGCATGCGGATCAGCTACGCCGGCACCGGATCCTCCGACGGCCGCCGCCAATTCCTCAGCGGAACGGTCGACTTCGCGGTCTCGGACATCCCGTTCCAGACCCACCCGACCGACGGCTCGGCCGCCGAACGGCCCGCGTCCGGGTCGTACGCCTACATGCCGATCGTGGCCGGCGGCACCGTCTTCATGTACCACCTGACGGTCAACGGTAAGCGGGTCACCAACCTTCGGCTCTCCGGCGACGTGGTCACCAAGATCTTCACCGGCGTCATCAAGGCCTGGGACGACCCGGTGATCAAGGCCGACAACCCGGGTCTGCAGCTCCCGCACCGCACGATCGTCCCCGTCGTCCGCTCCGACGGCTCGGGTTCCACCGCCCAGTTCACGATGTGGATGGCCAACCAGCACAAGTCGCTGTGGCAGGCCTACTGCCGCAAGGTCGGCCGCTCCGGTGCCTGCGGGCAGACCTCGTACTACCCGACCGTGTCCGGCATGATCGCCCAGTCCGGCGACCTCGGAGTGGCGGGCTACGTCGCCCAGAACTACGGCGAGGGCGCCATCGGGTACGTCAACTACTCGTACGCGCTCAACGCCCACTATCCGGTCGCCAAGGTCCTCAACCACGCGGGCTACTACACCGAGCCGACCCCGCAGAACGTCGCGGTCTCGCTGCTCAAGGCGAAGATCAACACCGACAAGAGCTCCGCGGACTACCTCACCCAGAACCTCGACGGCGTCTACAACGACTCCGACCGGCGCAACTACCCGCTCTCCAGCTACTCGTACATGATCCTGCCCCTGAAGGTGCAGGGCACCTTCACCAAGGCCAAGGGCAAGACGCTCGGCGCCTTTTCGTACTACTTCATGTGCCAGGGCCAGCAGCAGGCGCCCCAGCTCGGCTACTCGCCGCTGCCGATCAACCTGGTGAAGGCGGGCTTCGAACAGATCCGCCGGATCCCGGGCGTGCAGGCCCAGAACATCAACATCAAGGGCTGCAACAACCCGACCTTCTCCTCCGACGGACGCAACAAGCTCGCCGAGACCGCGCCCTATCCGGCCGCCTGTGACAAGAAGGGCGCTCCGCCCTGCACCACGGGCAGCGGCGGCGCCAAGGCGGGCGGCGGCTCCGGGGGTTCGGGTTCCACGGGCGGCACGAGCGGCGGCGGTACGACGGGCGGCTCGACGAACGGCGGTACGACGACCGGCGGGAGTTCGGGGGCCGGGGGTGCCGCGGGGGGTGGCGGTACCGGCGGCAGCGCCGAGCCCGTCATCGACCCGGACACCGGGCAGACCCTGTCGCCCGGTTCCAGTGGCGGCTCCGGTGCCGGCTCGACGAGCGGCGGCAGCGGCGGCGGCGCGGACGGCACGGTCGCTCTCGCCCAGCCGGTCGCGGTGGCCGGCAGTCACGGCTGGACCGGCACACAGACGCTGATGCTGCTCGCCGTGTTCATGGTGCTCGGGCTCCTGCTGCTGCCGGCCACCGTCTCCCGGGCGATGGCCGGGCGCGGCGGCCGCAACAACGGCACCGGCACCGGCAACGCCAACGGCAACACGGGCGTCACGGACGGGGGTTCGCGATGA
- the pstA gene encoding phosphate ABC transporter permease PstA, translating into MTIVETVIQDTPTPIAQAAPAGPSSGVPERVLPADRPRRIGGVSRSAALSLCGATASGLCVTVLLFGELAPFSGGLGFAVTAYLAFLAIYAVLIGLEEDGQAVRDRVMTVVLWTAATLLFSGLFLVVGFTAWRGREALPHGNFFTQDMQSSGPLDPLTHGGIAHAMLGTLTMIAIALAITVPLGLACAVYLNQIPGRFSRFVRTIVEAMTALPSIVAGLMVYATWILGLGMQKSGLAAGFAISVMMLPIVIRASDVVLRLVPGTLTEAAEALGAPRWRTVWHVVLPTARSGLATAVILGTARGIGETSPVLLTAGFTAALNADPTSGPMVSLPLAVFNFVKSPEPTMIARGFGAAAVLMALVLVLFVIARVIGGRGPGHQTKRQARRTARASRRDVERFDELHAPGLSLFEKPGPDAGPIPAPATATATGEND; encoded by the coding sequence ATGACCATCGTGGAAACCGTCATACAGGACACCCCCACTCCGATCGCCCAGGCCGCGCCCGCCGGGCCCTCGTCCGGCGTGCCGGAGCGAGTCCTGCCGGCCGACCGGCCGCGCCGCATCGGCGGTGTCAGCCGCTCCGCGGCGCTGTCTCTGTGCGGGGCCACCGCCTCCGGACTCTGCGTCACGGTACTGCTGTTCGGCGAACTCGCCCCGTTCTCCGGTGGGTTGGGGTTCGCGGTTACCGCCTACCTCGCCTTCCTGGCGATCTACGCGGTGCTCATCGGCCTGGAGGAGGACGGTCAGGCCGTCCGCGACCGGGTGATGACGGTCGTGCTGTGGACGGCGGCAACGCTGCTGTTCTCGGGGCTCTTCCTCGTCGTCGGCTTCACGGCCTGGCGTGGCCGGGAGGCACTGCCGCACGGCAACTTCTTCACCCAGGACATGCAGTCCTCCGGTCCGCTCGACCCGCTCACCCACGGCGGCATCGCCCACGCGATGCTCGGCACGCTCACCATGATCGCCATCGCGCTCGCGATCACGGTCCCGCTGGGCCTCGCCTGCGCGGTCTACCTGAACCAGATCCCGGGCCGCTTCTCCCGGTTCGTGCGCACCATCGTCGAGGCGATGACCGCGCTGCCGTCGATCGTCGCCGGTCTGATGGTGTACGCGACCTGGATCCTCGGCCTCGGCATGCAGAAGTCGGGCCTCGCGGCGGGCTTCGCGATCAGCGTGATGATGCTGCCGATCGTGATCCGCGCCTCGGACGTGGTGCTGCGGCTGGTGCCGGGCACGCTCACCGAAGCGGCGGAGGCGCTCGGCGCGCCGCGCTGGCGCACGGTGTGGCACGTCGTGCTGCCCACCGCACGCTCCGGCCTCGCCACGGCCGTCATCCTCGGAACCGCGCGCGGTATCGGCGAGACCTCTCCCGTGCTGCTCACCGCCGGCTTCACGGCGGCGCTCAACGCCGACCCGACGAGCGGGCCGATGGTGTCGCTGCCGCTCGCCGTCTTCAACTTCGTCAAGTCGCCGGAGCCCACGATGATCGCCCGCGGTTTCGGTGCGGCGGCCGTCCTGATGGCCCTGGTCCTGGTGCTGTTCGTGATCGCCCGGGTGATCGGCGGCCGCGGCCCCGGCCACCAGACCAAGCGCCAGGCGCGCCGTACGGCCCGCGCCTCGCGGCGCGACGTGGAGCGCTTCGACGAACTGCACGCCCCCGGGCTGTCCCTGTTCGAGAAGCCCGGCCCCGACGCCGGCCCCATCCCCGCACCCGCCACCGCCACCGCCACCGGAGAGAACGACTGA